One segment of Acaryochloris thomasi RCC1774 DNA contains the following:
- a CDS encoding CPBP family intramembrane glutamic endopeptidase — translation MIKDRQLYKLILSILTVIVVAMIGLQLVSSWTQPQAQSQLNLYESDLLLQASTWQETNDAEPGTSPLLENLWGDSDPVQQALKNYQKIKTSATLQSGPTDDPEKRAASEAFVNELDLRLGLLYARSGQVEDAIATWTPLAEAAPSPGNQRAVTAAILQGLWSDPPQLKPQAQQQLESQLKGWFRYQSLSQLYQLQQRQETLTTLRSQEHAAAEKALTRLAAVQVFPAIGGLTGVGILIFWLIQFAVKKRQSLPEAASTAPTIEPIEAQADQTPNTPQELAATVRWPVTTIWQVMVVWFAAFFCVSFVLPVVLYVAGAKPETFGARGQAYLALIQYSLLMGVGFSILYLSLKPFLSQPLKWLPLRWQGSWFSWGLSGYLAALPLVIVISVLNQKLLQNQGGGNPLLEIILNSHDRFSMGLLLFMVAVLAPLFEEILFRGFFLTSLTRYLPMWSAIGLSGLVFAIAHLNLSDILPLTVLGCMLGFVYTRSQNLLASMLLHGLWNSGSFIGLIILGSSVS, via the coding sequence CTGGCAAGAGACAAATGATGCTGAGCCAGGGACTTCGCCCCTATTAGAAAATCTGTGGGGCGATAGCGATCCGGTGCAGCAGGCGCTCAAGAACTATCAGAAAATTAAGACTTCTGCCACGCTCCAAAGCGGGCCAACAGACGATCCGGAAAAGAGAGCAGCCTCAGAAGCGTTTGTAAATGAATTGGATTTGCGGTTGGGCCTGCTGTACGCACGTTCAGGGCAAGTTGAAGATGCGATCGCAACCTGGACTCCCCTCGCAGAGGCTGCGCCTTCCCCCGGCAATCAGCGCGCTGTGACCGCCGCCATTCTTCAGGGCCTCTGGAGCGATCCGCCCCAGCTAAAGCCCCAGGCACAGCAGCAGTTAGAAAGTCAGCTCAAGGGCTGGTTTCGGTACCAGAGCCTATCACAGCTCTATCAGCTTCAGCAGCGTCAAGAAACCCTCACAACCCTCCGCAGCCAAGAGCATGCAGCAGCCGAAAAAGCCTTAACGCGATTGGCCGCAGTCCAAGTCTTCCCAGCCATCGGAGGACTCACGGGAGTCGGCATTCTGATCTTTTGGCTAATCCAATTTGCAGTTAAAAAACGTCAGAGTCTCCCCGAGGCGGCTAGCACAGCACCTACGATTGAGCCAATTGAAGCCCAAGCAGACCAGACGCCCAATACCCCTCAAGAACTAGCGGCAACGGTTCGGTGGCCCGTCACCACAATTTGGCAAGTGATGGTGGTCTGGTTTGCCGCTTTCTTTTGCGTCAGCTTTGTCTTGCCGGTCGTGCTGTACGTGGCCGGAGCCAAGCCCGAAACCTTTGGCGCGCGCGGGCAAGCCTATCTAGCGCTAATTCAGTACAGCCTATTGATGGGGGTCGGATTTTCGATTCTCTACCTCAGCCTTAAGCCCTTCTTATCTCAGCCCCTCAAGTGGCTACCGCTGCGCTGGCAAGGCTCTTGGTTTAGCTGGGGGTTAAGCGGATATCTGGCGGCGCTGCCCCTAGTGATTGTGATTTCGGTACTGAATCAAAAACTGCTACAAAATCAGGGGGGCGGCAATCCGCTGCTCGAAATTATTTTAAACAGCCACGACCGCTTCAGTATGGGACTGTTGCTGTTTATGGTGGCTGTGCTGGCACCGCTGTTTGAAGAAATCTTGTTTAGAGGCTTTTTCCTAACCTCTTTAACCCGCTATCTGCCGATGTGGAGTGCGATTGGGTTGAGTGGGTTGGTATTTGCGATCGCACATCTAAACCTGTCTGACATCTTGCCCTTAACGGTACTGGGCTGCATGCTGGGCTTCGTCTATACGCGATCTCAAAATTTACTGGCCTCCATGTTGCTGCATGGCTTGTGGAACAGTGGCTCCTTTATCGGACTGATTATATTAGGGAGCAGTGTCAGTTAG
- a CDS encoding RDD family protein — MSEGSQLNQTLPTLSPGNVVTIGARLFSLNGGNYFVTSLLAHLWLYLGFFGAALGLGVMAAIAFAAADNNPAVTAGVIGLGALVMLPLFAFVWGRYLASGALISRLVFNFLTHQEESLETTRSQVYPNVWCYFWASVWQGLILLLVYAGIAGSLYVLWISLFPLFTAFSLNRLWESGDTDVSAFVWTSLFLLAMLLLLAIFLVIYYVTSRLWFCDAILALENQVGPLESVQRSWQITRNQGFNAMTVLFVGTIVTTPPTIMASLLNTFVPVVGILMGVVVFPFWQAAKAVHYYELRRRNEGLSFDFEALPARPRQYLRRVALKTPESIELDFALGGLGSRSLAWITDQTLLFLSLALVWLLGSALYAYVVVPAVVDGPSSIALDDLNLWVFAIASLLTYAFSNGYYIAFETFWQGQTPGKRWAKIRVIQDSGQLVGLREAAIRSLIGPLDLGFFFLGVVLVAFGKSEKRLGDFAAGTLVVQDEKRQGVRQPTVQLRFGERSQTTAQTLVQEANLKALTADQYLTLRDFLGYRTQLEPAIRKKVTVGLASQLRQIIAPPESVAALNFMDEELLEATYLACRDTIYKQA; from the coding sequence ATGTCAGAAGGTTCTCAGCTCAATCAGACGCTGCCCACGCTCTCGCCGGGTAATGTTGTGACAATTGGGGCCAGACTTTTCAGCCTCAATGGAGGCAACTATTTTGTGACGAGTCTGCTCGCGCACCTGTGGCTATATCTTGGTTTTTTTGGTGCTGCCTTAGGGCTAGGGGTTATGGCCGCGATTGCCTTTGCGGCTGCAGATAATAATCCTGCTGTTACGGCTGGCGTTATCGGGTTAGGGGCGCTGGTGATGCTGCCTCTGTTCGCTTTTGTTTGGGGACGTTATTTAGCCTCTGGGGCGTTGATCTCACGGCTGGTTTTTAACTTTCTAACCCATCAAGAGGAATCTCTAGAAACAACGCGATCGCAAGTTTATCCAAACGTCTGGTGCTATTTTTGGGCGAGTGTTTGGCAAGGGCTAATCCTGCTGCTGGTCTATGCCGGAATTGCAGGATCTCTCTACGTTCTGTGGATTAGTCTTTTCCCTTTGTTTACAGCTTTCTCTCTCAATCGTCTTTGGGAAAGCGGGGATACGGATGTGAGCGCCTTTGTCTGGACGAGTTTGTTCCTGCTGGCCATGCTGCTGCTGTTGGCTATTTTTCTTGTGATTTATTACGTCACGTCCCGCCTGTGGTTCTGCGACGCGATTTTGGCTTTAGAAAACCAGGTGGGGCCTTTGGAGTCTGTGCAGCGAAGCTGGCAGATTACGCGTAACCAAGGCTTCAACGCTATGACGGTTCTGTTTGTCGGAACGATCGTGACGACGCCCCCGACGATTATGGCCTCGCTGCTCAATACCTTTGTGCCTGTGGTGGGTATCCTGATGGGCGTGGTGGTTTTTCCCTTTTGGCAGGCCGCGAAGGCGGTGCATTACTACGAGCTACGACGGCGGAATGAGGGGCTATCTTTTGACTTCGAAGCCCTGCCGGCTCGTCCTCGTCAGTATTTGAGGCGCGTGGCCCTGAAAACCCCTGAAAGTATTGAGCTGGACTTTGCCCTCGGCGGGCTTGGGAGCCGCTCGCTGGCCTGGATCACTGATCAAACGCTGTTGTTTTTGAGTTTGGCGCTTGTTTGGCTGTTGGGTTCTGCTCTCTACGCCTATGTTGTGGTGCCTGCTGTGGTGGATGGGCCGTCATCAATCGCTCTGGATGATTTGAATCTCTGGGTGTTTGCGATCGCATCTCTGCTCACCTATGCTTTCTCCAACGGTTACTACATCGCTTTTGAGACGTTTTGGCAAGGACAAACACCGGGTAAACGCTGGGCAAAAATCCGCGTTATCCAAGACAGCGGACAGCTCGTCGGCCTACGAGAAGCCGCCATTCGCAGCCTTATCGGTCCCCTTGATCTCGGCTTTTTCTTCCTGGGCGTTGTGTTAGTTGCCTTTGGTAAGTCAGAAAAGCGTCTAGGCGATTTTGCTGCCGGTACCCTTGTGGTTCAGGACGAGAAACGACAGGGTGTTCGCCAGCCCACCGTCCAGTTGCGCTTTGGAGAGCGGTCACAAACGACAGCTCAAACTCTAGTCCAGGAAGCTAATCTCAAAGCTTTGACCGCCGATCAGTATCTGACCTTGCGCGATTTTTTGGGCTACCGTACCCAGCTTGAACCCGCCATCAGAAAGAAAGTAACCGTGGGCCTTGCCAGCCAGCTCCGGCAAATTATTGCCCCGCCAGAATCGGTCGCAGCCCTAAACTTTATGGATGAAGAACTACTTGAGGCGACCTATTTAGCCTGTCGAGATACGATTTATAAGCAGGCCTAG
- a CDS encoding M48 family metallopeptidase: protein MLYATAVPALYLLWQLTIPHRAMIGMGPDERTFEPEIFWTFWVWWTPRTLIIVSLVTLLIIGGGCFYKWRIIHRGGRAVAESLGGQLVPPDTQDRHERILRHVVEEMAIASGMPIPEVYVLRHEAEINAFAAGFTVNDAVIGVTQGCLKHLKRDELQGVIGHEFSHILNGDMRLNMLLISGLHGILIISIVGRWLRSESNAMGLGSALTITGRLNLLVGRLIQSAVSRQREFLADASAVQFTRDPQGLANALVKVLKQGSQIQTPEVESASHLFFGNVLRSKTANWWATHPPIEMRIEKLGVEVPDPKFDRKTRSVSAAQNILNMVGMTALANGSMPEASECSASVESGMEPDLIVNTVGTVAPEHLAYTQLLLAQLPDEMQQSLQYREDAIAIIYGLLLDHQESIQTRQLEFLLATESNNRVQAAQQIYERLTCLDPRMRLPLLDLTIPALRQSSVAQFRTLLEQVDALINCDGQCSLAEYSLRMILKQRLQPYFELAPRISKRATMNSLWPDCVLLLSALAHVGHPTAELQFQALKSGLQRLPEASKQTLPTQVPDFTLASLELAIERLSQSVPRLKQVIVDACAYTVLVDSVITLTEAELLRAIVIALNCPLPPFLKVLRP, encoded by the coding sequence ATGTTGTACGCAACCGCGGTCCCTGCTCTTTATCTGCTTTGGCAACTGACGATTCCACATCGCGCCATGATTGGTATGGGGCCTGATGAAAGGACGTTTGAACCAGAAATATTTTGGACCTTCTGGGTTTGGTGGACCCCTCGAACCTTGATCATTGTCAGTCTAGTGACGCTGCTCATTATTGGAGGTGGGTGTTTCTACAAGTGGCGGATAATTCATCGCGGCGGCAGAGCAGTCGCAGAATCTCTCGGCGGTCAGCTCGTACCCCCTGATACTCAAGATCGACATGAAAGAATATTACGTCACGTTGTCGAGGAGATGGCTATCGCCTCAGGAATGCCTATCCCAGAGGTGTACGTGCTCCGCCATGAAGCAGAGATTAATGCCTTTGCTGCTGGATTTACCGTCAATGATGCTGTGATTGGTGTGACTCAGGGCTGCCTCAAGCATCTGAAGCGCGATGAATTACAGGGAGTGATTGGTCATGAATTTAGCCACATCCTCAACGGAGATATGAGGCTGAACATGCTCTTGATCTCAGGGCTTCACGGAATTTTGATTATTTCTATTGTGGGTCGGTGGTTACGCTCTGAATCCAACGCAATGGGTCTTGGTTCTGCCCTGACGATCACCGGACGACTGAATCTTTTAGTAGGCCGCCTAATCCAGAGTGCGGTGTCCCGTCAGAGGGAATTTCTTGCTGATGCTTCGGCGGTGCAATTTACCCGCGATCCCCAAGGACTCGCTAACGCATTAGTAAAAGTTTTGAAACAAGGGTCTCAGATTCAGACCCCTGAGGTTGAATCTGCTAGCCATCTATTTTTTGGCAATGTACTCCGCTCCAAAACTGCAAATTGGTGGGCAACCCATCCACCGATTGAAATGCGCATTGAAAAGTTAGGGGTTGAAGTTCCTGACCCGAAGTTTGATCGGAAGACACGTTCAGTTAGTGCAGCGCAGAATATCCTCAACATGGTGGGGATGACTGCTCTTGCAAATGGGTCAATGCCTGAAGCCTCGGAATGCTCCGCTTCTGTGGAGAGCGGGATGGAGCCTGACTTGATTGTCAATACCGTGGGGACCGTTGCGCCCGAACATCTTGCCTATACCCAGTTACTTCTGGCTCAATTGCCTGACGAAATGCAGCAATCTCTGCAGTATAGAGAGGATGCGATCGCAATTATTTATGGCCTCTTGCTTGATCATCAAGAGTCCATTCAGACTCGTCAACTGGAATTTTTACTGGCGACCGAATCTAACAACCGAGTGCAAGCTGCCCAACAGATATATGAGCGACTAACCTGTCTTGATCCGCGGATGCGGTTGCCCCTCTTAGACCTTACTATTCCAGCCCTGCGGCAAAGTTCTGTGGCTCAATTTCGAACTTTATTAGAGCAAGTCGATGCCCTCATTAACTGTGACGGTCAATGTTCGCTTGCAGAATATAGTCTGCGCATGATTCTAAAACAGCGCCTGCAGCCTTATTTTGAGCTTGCGCCGAGGATCAGCAAGCGGGCGACGATGAATTCACTATGGCCTGATTGTGTCTTGCTTCTGTCTGCCTTAGCCCATGTTGGACATCCCACCGCTGAATTGCAATTCCAGGCCTTAAAAAGCGGCCTACAGCGATTACCGGAAGCCTCAAAACAGACCTTGCCCACGCAAGTGCCTGATTTCACACTGGCTTCATTAGAGCTTGCCATTGAGCGGCTGTCCCAATCCGTCCCTAGACTGAAGCAGGTCATTGTTGATGCCTGTGCTTATACCGTTCTAGTGGACAGTGTTATCACGTTGACGGAAGCTGAATTGTTGAGGGCCATCGTTATTGCCCTCAACTGTCCTTTGCCGCCCTTCCTCAAGGTATTGCGTCCATAA
- a CDS encoding SDR family NAD(P)-dependent oxidoreductase, translating into MNTSPRLQDRVAVVTGSTQGIGLIIAQALAAAGAKIVICSRSESAVEAACSQLEAAKHQVFGLPCDVADPEQVENLAQQTLERFGQIDVWFNNASVNRYFGPALDLPIDHWHEVINTNLNGAYYGTMTALRHMLPRDQGKIINMLGAGAQDSPGDSYLSAYATSKAAARRLTLVVAEDYKQTGISVLGMNPGLFSTQLTTKIQPLNDEAHRRMKFLDFGLRWLATSPETIAQTAVRVASDATNGQTGKIYRCWPGFSKTLQREYRRMRKVQPS; encoded by the coding sequence ATGAACACTTCCCCTCGGCTGCAAGACCGGGTCGCCGTTGTCACCGGCAGTACCCAAGGTATCGGCCTGATTATTGCCCAAGCTTTAGCCGCAGCAGGAGCCAAAATTGTCATTTGCTCTCGGTCTGAGTCTGCGGTGGAGGCCGCCTGTTCGCAACTAGAAGCCGCAAAACACCAGGTCTTCGGCCTACCCTGCGATGTCGCCGATCCTGAGCAAGTGGAAAATTTAGCACAGCAAACCCTAGAAAGATTTGGCCAGATCGACGTTTGGTTCAACAATGCATCGGTTAATCGCTACTTCGGTCCAGCCCTCGACTTACCGATAGACCATTGGCACGAGGTCATTAACACCAACCTCAATGGTGCCTATTACGGCACGATGACGGCCCTTAGACACATGCTGCCTCGTGACCAGGGCAAAATCATCAACATGCTAGGAGCCGGGGCACAGGATAGTCCAGGGGACTCGTATTTGAGCGCCTATGCCACGTCAAAGGCTGCAGCCCGTCGCTTGACGCTAGTTGTCGCTGAAGACTACAAACAAACGGGTATTTCTGTTTTGGGAATGAATCCAGGCTTATTTTCCACTCAGCTCACCACCAAAATCCAGCCCTTAAATGATGAAGCGCACAGGCGGATGAAATTCCTAGACTTCGGTTTACGGTGGCTGGCGACCTCTCCTGAGACGATTGCCCAAACGGCTGTTCGAGTTGCCTCTGATGCGACCAATGGTCAGACAGGCAAAATATATCGATGCTGGCCAGGGTTCTCCAAAACGCTGCAGCGTGAATATCGGAGGATGCGCAAAGTTCAGCCATCTTGA
- a CDS encoding Mo-dependent nitrogenase C-terminal domain-containing protein, with protein MSSLNRFFHRLVNPFFDKINVDNPDTAHRICRLIPAQCPFERTISVRGKTIFHIPPLCKLNPAYEEVVALRFRAMCYLADQCGEDVSQYC; from the coding sequence ATGTCTTCACTTAATCGATTCTTTCACCGTTTGGTTAATCCTTTCTTTGACAAGATTAATGTCGATAATCCAGATACGGCACATCGCATCTGCCGTCTGATTCCGGCTCAGTGCCCGTTTGAGCGCACGATCTCGGTCCGGGGTAAGACGATCTTTCATATTCCGCCCCTGTGCAAGCTCAACCCTGCATATGAAGAAGTGGTGGCGCTGCGCTTCCGAGCGATGTGTTACCTAGCCGATCAGTGTGGCGAAGACGTGAGTCAGTACTGCTAA